In Caproiciproducens sp. NJN-50, the following are encoded in one genomic region:
- a CDS encoding patatin-like phospholipase family protein yields the protein MSIGLVLEGGGMRGWYTAGVLTALTENGIDFPCVYGISAGASNALNYISKQNTRDFGRAMIRYSAEERYISVSNLQKTGSLFGFDFIFGELFHSLLPFDYETFFDSPVQLKVGATDLKTGQAVFFDKAQLDEEMTAVRASCSLPFLSNIVTYRGYELLDGGCTMPIPIERSIFDGNERSVIVLTRDFSYRKGPNPEFPRSVLHVKYGDYPLFVDAMMKRPETYNNELDVCRRQEKAGKAFVIRPSSPIVISRYEKDPEKLNKIYEMGIHDCENSLNNLNKFLN from the coding sequence ATGTCGATTGGTCTTGTGCTGGAGGGCGGCGGCATGCGTGGGTGGTACACTGCCGGCGTTCTTACCGCACTGACGGAAAACGGGATCGATTTTCCCTGCGTTTATGGCATTTCCGCAGGAGCGTCCAATGCTCTCAACTACATCAGCAAACAAAACACAAGAGACTTCGGCCGTGCCATGATCCGCTATTCCGCTGAGGAGCGTTACATCAGCGTAAGCAATCTGCAGAAGACGGGATCTCTGTTCGGATTCGACTTTATATTCGGAGAGCTGTTTCATTCGCTTCTGCCCTTTGATTACGAAACTTTTTTTGATTCGCCGGTCCAGCTTAAGGTGGGCGCGACCGACCTGAAAACGGGGCAGGCCGTATTTTTCGATAAGGCGCAGCTGGATGAGGAAATGACCGCCGTGCGGGCCTCCTGCTCCCTGCCTTTTCTCTCGAACATCGTCACTTACCGCGGCTATGAACTCCTGGATGGCGGATGCACCATGCCGATTCCGATCGAACGCTCCATCTTCGACGGAAATGAGCGCAGCGTGATCGTACTTACGCGCGACTTTTCCTATCGGAAGGGGCCGAATCCGGAATTTCCAAGGTCTGTTCTCCATGTAAAATACGGAGACTACCCTCTTTTCGTCGATGCCATGATGAAGCGGCCCGAAACCTATAACAACGAACTCGACGTGTGCCGGCGGCAGGAAAAGGCAGGAAAGGCCTTCGTCATAAGGCCGAGCAGCCCGATCGTGATCAGCCGCTACGAAAAAGATCCTGAAAAGCTGAACAAAATCTATGAAATGGGTATCCATGACTGCGAAAATTCTCTCAATAATCTGAATAAATTTTTAAATTGA